The following proteins are encoded in a genomic region of Burkholderia pyrrocinia:
- a CDS encoding DUF1993 family protein, with product MSPTQLLVPTLTQMLRAQSAWLDKAVAHRQAAGDEPDAVMTLKLAADMYPLAAQVRFSCFQAMEPVYRLRGEPLPAALLALREAGWNADAQPGSLGDAQAIIAGTLAFLGELAPDALNGGAALPIALELPNGIAFDMTGEQYARDWALPQFYFHAIAAYAILRHHGVELGKADYVPHMLAYVRPGTIPQG from the coding sequence GTGTCACCGACCCAACTTCTCGTTCCGACGTTGACCCAGATGCTGCGCGCGCAGTCCGCGTGGCTCGACAAGGCTGTCGCGCACCGGCAGGCCGCGGGCGACGAGCCCGATGCGGTGATGACGTTGAAGCTGGCGGCCGACATGTATCCGCTCGCCGCGCAGGTGCGCTTCTCGTGTTTCCAGGCGATGGAGCCGGTCTACCGGCTGCGCGGCGAGCCGTTGCCGGCTGCGCTGCTGGCATTGCGCGAGGCCGGATGGAACGCGGATGCGCAGCCCGGCTCGCTGGGCGACGCGCAGGCGATCATCGCGGGCACGCTCGCCTTTCTCGGCGAACTCGCGCCGGATGCGCTCAATGGCGGTGCCGCGCTGCCGATCGCGCTCGAACTGCCGAACGGAATCGCGTTCGACATGACGGGCGAACAGTACGCACGCGACTGGGCGCTGCCGCAGTTCTACTTCCACGCGATCGCCGCGTACGCGATCCTGCGCCATCACGGCGTCGAGCTCGGCAAGGCAGACTACGTGCCGCACATGCTCGCGTACGTGCGGCCGGGCACGATTCCGCAAGGGTGA
- a CDS encoding ATP-binding protein — MTDPTMHRARAVFPFAALVAQAALQQALLLAAIDPSLGGVLVSGPRGTAKSTAARGLAELLPEGQFVTLPLSASDEQVTGTLDLAHALAENGVRFRPGLLARAHLGVLYVDEVNLLADGLVDTLLDVAASGVNIVERDGVSHAHDARFVLVGTMNPEEGELRPQLLDRFGLMVELENCFDAAQRERIVKARLAFDLDPDAFRARHAPAQRELGDRIHAARARLATLDLDDAVHARVSALCIDAAVDGLRADLVMLRAARALAALEQADAVTVSHVARVAEAVLRHRRHAGVPPASGSSQPSDEPDDRPPPEAHRRPDDPPGATRNDATASQGDWGYLPPEPAGLRDVKSVVPLPLKKR, encoded by the coding sequence ATGACCGATCCGACGATGCACCGCGCCCGCGCGGTTTTTCCGTTTGCGGCGCTCGTCGCGCAGGCTGCGTTGCAGCAGGCGCTGCTGCTCGCCGCGATCGACCCGTCGCTCGGCGGCGTGCTGGTGAGCGGGCCGCGCGGCACTGCGAAATCGACCGCCGCGCGCGGTCTCGCCGAGTTGCTGCCCGAAGGGCAGTTCGTCACGCTGCCGCTGTCGGCGAGCGACGAGCAGGTGACGGGCACGCTCGATCTCGCGCATGCGCTGGCCGAAAACGGCGTGCGCTTCCGGCCGGGCCTGCTCGCGCGTGCGCATCTCGGTGTGCTGTATGTCGACGAAGTGAACCTGCTCGCCGACGGGCTCGTCGACACGCTGCTCGACGTCGCCGCGAGCGGCGTGAACATCGTCGAGCGCGATGGCGTGTCGCACGCGCACGACGCGCGCTTCGTGCTGGTCGGCACGATGAACCCCGAGGAGGGCGAGCTGCGTCCGCAGTTGCTCGACCGCTTCGGGCTGATGGTCGAACTGGAGAACTGCTTCGATGCCGCGCAGCGCGAGCGGATCGTGAAGGCGCGCCTCGCGTTCGATCTCGATCCGGATGCATTCCGCGCACGCCATGCACCTGCGCAGCGCGAACTCGGCGACCGGATTCACGCGGCGCGCGCACGGCTGGCGACGCTGGATCTCGACGATGCGGTCCATGCGCGTGTCAGCGCGCTGTGCATCGACGCGGCAGTCGACGGGCTGCGCGCCGATCTCGTGATGCTGCGCGCCGCGCGCGCACTCGCCGCGCTGGAACAGGCCGATGCGGTGACGGTCTCGCATGTGGCGCGGGTGGCCGAAGCGGTGCTGCGGCACCGGCGCCATGCGGGTGTGCCGCCGGCTTCCGGATCGTCGCAGCCAAGCGATGAACCCGACGATCGCCCGCCGCCGGAGGCGCACCGGCGGCCTGACGACCCACCGGGCGCGACCCGGAACGATGCCACGGCATCGCAGGGCGACTGGGGTTACCTGCCGCCCGAGCCGGCCGGGCTACGCGACGTGAAAAGCGTGGTGCCGCTGCCGCTAAAAAAACGCTGA
- the cobN gene encoding cobaltochelatase subunit CobN encodes MHLLRTTPGGFVDDTQGVVRIDQQPADIVILSSADTTLSLLASVVPRLPAGFPSVRLANVTFLRQPASVDFYVDDVLRHAKTVVIDHLGGEAYWPYGIEQAVSLASKRGQQLAMFSGDLQEDPNLVAKSTVAPDRCRLWWRYLREGGVHNAEALLRSIAFHTLGFGDEPELPRPLPAAALYHPARDTASVDDWRPRWTPGAPVVAILFYRAHWQAANTAVFDALADALVQEGLNPLPIAVTSLKDAVSREVITRLCDTHGVALVLNTTAFAAGAIDAAEPDVLAGDAPVLQVILSGGNRDAWVADNQGLHARDIAMHIALPEVDGRIVTRAVSFKGLAYRCPHTEVDVVRYQPDAERIAFVAALARGWCRLRTLDNASKRVALILANYPQSEGRIGNGVGLDTPASALRVLAALRDAGYAVADLPPDGDALIARLVEGVTNDAAVHALRPAFQSFALADYVAHFARLPAAVRDALNERWGAPEADPTLRHGRFTIAGWRAGNVFVGIQPSRSRGENDYASYHDADLVPPHAYLAFYFWLRDAYCIDAVIHLGKHGNLEWLPGKSVALSDACWPDLTLGPLPHLYPFIVNDPGEGSQAKRRAQAVIVDHLMPPLTRAESYGPLQDLERQVDEYYEALMVDARRAKLLRKTILATIAEHRLHDELSVSPPRDAGAEDALLTRVDAWLCELKEAQIRDGLHVFGVSPADRQRRDTLLALARFPVSDGKGPRAGLIGALARDLALGDGFDPLSADWAAPWAGPRPAILQALDAAPWRHAGDTRERLERLAQHWLDGLCAATGGNHDTDATPPGEWPQTLAVIERVRSTLMPALDACGGEEMRQLLRGLDGRFVPPGPSGSPSRGRPDVLPTGRNFYSVDTRAVPTQAAWTLGLKSAQQLIERHLQDHGDYPRAIGLSVWGTATMRTGGDDIAQAFALLGVRPKWAHGSHRVTDFEILPIEIFDRPRIDVTLRVSGFFRDAFPNLMHLFDAAVQAVAALDEPEELNPIRARIERERAKWIAQGVLPDEARRRAGWRVFGSRPGSYGAGLQDLIDQRRWQTDADLAEAYRQWGGHAYAQNSAGDAAPDVFGERLAAIDVVVQNQDSREHDILDSNDYYQFQGGMTAAVRHLSGQQPSLYHGDHANPAAPKMRTLREEIARVIRSRVVNPKWLDGVKRHGYKGAAEMAATVDYLYGYDATARVLSDHQYALVADAYLFDDDTRAFLERHNPKALHGICERFVEAMQRGLWQQPGDYRERIESVWLASEQLQEGERR; translated from the coding sequence ATGCATCTGCTGCGCACCACGCCGGGCGGCTTCGTCGACGATACGCAGGGCGTCGTCCGGATCGATCAGCAGCCGGCCGACATCGTGATCCTGAGCTCGGCCGACACGACGCTGTCGCTGCTCGCGAGCGTCGTGCCGAGGCTGCCGGCCGGCTTCCCGAGCGTGCGGCTCGCGAACGTCACGTTCCTGCGGCAGCCGGCGTCCGTCGATTTCTATGTCGACGACGTGCTGCGCCACGCGAAGACGGTCGTGATCGATCATCTCGGCGGCGAAGCGTACTGGCCGTACGGGATCGAGCAGGCCGTGTCGCTCGCGTCGAAGCGCGGGCAGCAGCTCGCGATGTTCTCGGGCGACCTGCAGGAAGACCCGAACCTCGTCGCGAAGAGCACGGTCGCGCCCGACCGGTGCCGGCTGTGGTGGCGCTACCTGCGCGAGGGTGGCGTGCACAACGCCGAAGCGCTGCTGCGCAGCATTGCATTCCATACGCTCGGCTTCGGCGACGAACCCGAGCTGCCGCGCCCGCTGCCGGCTGCCGCGCTGTATCACCCCGCGCGCGATACGGCGAGCGTCGACGACTGGCGGCCGCGCTGGACGCCCGGCGCGCCCGTCGTCGCGATCCTGTTCTATCGCGCACACTGGCAGGCCGCCAACACGGCCGTGTTCGACGCGCTGGCCGATGCGCTCGTGCAGGAAGGGCTGAATCCGCTGCCGATCGCGGTGACCTCGCTGAAGGACGCGGTGAGCCGCGAGGTCATCACGCGGCTCTGCGACACGCACGGCGTCGCGCTCGTGTTGAACACGACCGCGTTCGCGGCGGGCGCTATCGACGCTGCCGAGCCGGACGTGCTCGCCGGCGACGCACCGGTGCTGCAGGTGATCCTGTCCGGCGGCAATCGCGACGCCTGGGTGGCCGACAACCAGGGGCTGCACGCGCGCGACATCGCAATGCACATCGCGTTGCCCGAGGTCGACGGGCGCATCGTCACGCGTGCGGTGAGCTTCAAGGGGCTCGCGTATCGCTGTCCGCACACCGAGGTCGACGTCGTGCGCTACCAGCCGGACGCCGAACGGATCGCGTTCGTCGCGGCGCTGGCGCGCGGCTGGTGCAGGCTGCGCACGCTCGACAACGCGAGCAAGCGCGTTGCGCTGATTCTCGCGAACTATCCGCAAAGCGAAGGGCGGATCGGCAACGGCGTCGGGCTCGACACGCCGGCGTCCGCGCTGCGCGTGCTCGCGGCGCTGCGCGATGCGGGCTACGCGGTGGCCGACCTGCCGCCCGACGGCGACGCGCTGATCGCGCGGCTCGTCGAAGGCGTGACCAACGATGCGGCCGTGCATGCGCTGCGCCCGGCGTTCCAGAGTTTCGCGCTGGCCGACTACGTCGCGCATTTCGCGCGGCTGCCGGCGGCCGTGCGCGACGCGCTGAACGAGCGCTGGGGCGCGCCCGAAGCCGACCCGACGCTGCGCCACGGGCGTTTCACGATCGCCGGCTGGCGCGCGGGCAACGTGTTCGTCGGCATCCAGCCGTCGCGCTCGCGCGGCGAGAACGACTACGCGAGCTACCACGACGCGGATCTGGTGCCCCCGCACGCGTATCTCGCGTTCTATTTCTGGCTGCGCGACGCGTATTGCATCGACGCGGTCATCCATCTCGGCAAGCACGGCAACCTCGAATGGCTGCCGGGCAAGAGCGTCGCGCTGTCCGACGCGTGCTGGCCCGACCTGACGCTCGGGCCGCTGCCGCACCTGTATCCGTTCATCGTCAACGATCCGGGCGAGGGCAGCCAGGCGAAGCGCCGCGCGCAGGCCGTGATCGTCGATCACCTGATGCCGCCGCTCACGCGCGCGGAAAGCTACGGCCCGCTGCAGGATCTCGAACGGCAGGTCGACGAATACTACGAAGCGCTGATGGTCGATGCGCGGCGCGCGAAGCTGCTGCGCAAGACGATCCTCGCGACGATCGCCGAGCACCGGCTGCACGACGAACTGAGCGTGTCGCCGCCGCGCGACGCGGGCGCCGAGGATGCGCTGCTGACGCGCGTCGACGCGTGGCTGTGCGAGTTGAAGGAAGCGCAGATTCGCGATGGGCTGCACGTGTTCGGTGTGTCGCCGGCCGATCGCCAGCGACGCGACACGCTGCTCGCGCTCGCGCGCTTTCCGGTCAGCGACGGCAAGGGCCCGCGCGCGGGGCTGATCGGTGCGCTCGCGCGCGATCTCGCGCTCGGCGACGGCTTCGATCCGCTGTCGGCCGACTGGGCCGCGCCGTGGGCCGGCCCGCGTCCGGCGATCCTGCAGGCGCTCGACGCAGCGCCGTGGCGCCATGCGGGCGATACGCGCGAGCGGCTCGAACGGCTCGCGCAGCACTGGCTGGACGGGCTGTGCGCGGCCACCGGCGGCAACCACGACACCGACGCGACACCGCCCGGCGAATGGCCGCAGACGCTCGCGGTGATCGAACGCGTCCGCTCGACGCTGATGCCAGCGCTCGACGCATGCGGCGGCGAGGAAATGCGCCAGTTGCTGCGCGGGCTCGACGGCCGCTTCGTGCCGCCGGGGCCGAGCGGCTCGCCGTCGCGCGGCCGTCCCGACGTGCTGCCGACCGGCCGCAACTTCTACTCGGTCGACACGCGCGCGGTGCCGACCCAGGCCGCGTGGACGCTCGGCCTGAAATCCGCGCAGCAACTGATCGAGCGCCATCTGCAGGATCACGGCGACTATCCGCGCGCGATCGGCCTGTCCGTATGGGGCACGGCGACGATGCGCACCGGCGGCGACGACATCGCGCAAGCGTTCGCGCTGCTCGGCGTGCGGCCGAAATGGGCGCACGGCAGCCATCGCGTGACCGACTTCGAGATCCTGCCGATCGAGATCTTCGACCGGCCGCGTATCGACGTGACGCTGCGCGTGTCGGGCTTCTTCCGCGACGCGTTCCCGAACCTGATGCACCTGTTCGACGCAGCCGTGCAGGCCGTCGCCGCGCTCGACGAGCCCGAGGAACTGAACCCGATCCGCGCGCGCATCGAGCGCGAACGCGCGAAATGGATCGCTCAGGGCGTGCTGCCCGACGAAGCGCGGCGCCGTGCCGGCTGGCGCGTGTTCGGTTCGCGTCCGGGCAGCTACGGCGCGGGCCTGCAGGACCTGATCGACCAGCGCCGCTGGCAGACCGACGCCGATCTCGCGGAAGCCTACCGCCAGTGGGGCGGCCACGCGTACGCGCAGAACAGCGCGGGCGACGCCGCGCCCGACGTGTTCGGCGAGCGGCTGGCCGCGATCGACGTCGTCGTGCAGAACCAGGACAGCCGCGAGCACGACATCCTCGATTCGAACGACTACTACCAGTTCCAGGGCGGGATGACGGCGGCCGTGCGGCACCTGTCCGGGCAGCAGCCGAGCCTCTACCACGGCGACCATGCGAACCCGGCCGCGCCGAAGATGCGCACGCTGCGCGAGGAGATCGCGCGCGTGATCCGCTCGCGCGTCGTCAACCCGAAATGGCTCGACGGCGTGAAGCGCCACGGCTACAAGGGCGCGGCCGAGATGGCCGCGACCGTCGACTACCTGTACGGCTATGACGCGACCGCGCGCGTGCTGTCCGACCACCAGTACGCGCTCGTCGCCGACGCCTACCTGTTCGACGACGACACGCGCGCGTTCCTCGAACGGCACAATCCGAAGGCGCTGCACGGCATCTGCGAACGCTTTGTCGAGGCGATGCAGCGCGGCCTGTGGCAGCAGCCGGGCGACTATCGCGAACGGATCGAATCGGTCTGGCTCGCGAGCGAACAACTCCAGGAAGGGGAACGGCGATGA
- a CDS encoding CitMHS family transporter has translation MLAWIGAIAIVALFGLIITKRLSPLVALIVVPVAASLAAGFGLATGKFIVHGVQNIGPIAGMFVFAILFFGILTDAGMLDPIIAGVLRVIGCHPPRIVMGSALLALLIHLDGSGAVTFLVTLPAMMPLYTRLGMDRRILACVASMAAGVNFLPWVGPMLRASAALHIPGSAIFMPMIPVQIVGLVFVFGTAWVLGAREAKRLGLDRTGAASLAIAPRELTDAERALRRPDRFRINLALTLVVLVTLVSGIVDPMVMFMLGTVAALVINYPDVQAQRERIDAHAKAALMMASVLLAAGAFTGIMSGTGMLKAMADVVVAHVPVEHARHMPFVLGLLSMPLSLLFDPDSFYFGVLPVLAESGKLLGVPPIQMAQAALLGQMTTGFPVSPLTPATFLIVGLTGVELAEHQKFTIPFLFAATLLMVFAAVATGVFPL, from the coding sequence ATGCTCGCATGGATCGGCGCGATCGCCATCGTCGCGCTGTTCGGCCTGATCATCACGAAGCGGCTGTCGCCGCTCGTCGCGCTGATCGTCGTGCCGGTGGCCGCGTCGCTCGCGGCCGGTTTCGGGCTCGCGACCGGCAAGTTCATCGTGCACGGCGTACAGAACATCGGCCCGATCGCCGGGATGTTCGTTTTTGCGATTCTATTTTTCGGAATCCTCACCGATGCGGGCATGCTCGACCCGATCATCGCGGGCGTGCTGCGCGTGATCGGCTGCCATCCGCCGCGCATCGTGATGGGCTCGGCGCTGCTCGCGCTGCTGATCCATCTCGACGGCTCGGGCGCCGTCACGTTTCTCGTCACGCTGCCCGCGATGATGCCGCTCTATACGCGGCTCGGGATGGATCGTCGCATCCTCGCGTGCGTGGCGTCGATGGCGGCCGGCGTCAACTTCCTGCCGTGGGTCGGGCCGATGCTGCGCGCGTCGGCGGCGCTGCACATTCCCGGTTCGGCGATCTTCATGCCGATGATTCCGGTGCAGATCGTCGGGCTCGTGTTCGTGTTCGGCACCGCCTGGGTGCTGGGCGCGCGCGAGGCGAAACGGCTCGGGCTCGATCGCACCGGCGCGGCCTCGCTCGCGATCGCGCCGCGCGAGCTGACCGACGCCGAACGCGCGTTGCGCCGGCCGGACCGTTTCCGGATCAACCTTGCACTGACGCTCGTCGTGCTCGTCACGCTGGTGTCCGGCATCGTCGACCCGATGGTGATGTTCATGCTCGGCACGGTGGCCGCGCTCGTGATCAACTACCCGGACGTGCAGGCCCAGCGCGAGCGGATCGACGCGCATGCGAAGGCCGCGCTGATGATGGCGAGCGTGCTGCTCGCGGCCGGCGCGTTCACGGGCATCATGTCCGGCACGGGGATGCTGAAGGCGATGGCCGACGTCGTCGTCGCGCACGTGCCAGTCGAGCATGCGCGCCACATGCCGTTCGTGCTCGGCCTGCTGTCGATGCCGCTCAGCCTGCTGTTCGATCCCGATTCGTTCTACTTCGGCGTGCTGCCGGTGCTCGCGGAGAGCGGGAAGCTGCTCGGCGTGCCGCCGATCCAGATGGCCCAGGCCGCGCTGCTCGGCCAGATGACGACGGGCTTCCCGGTGAGCCCGCTCACGCCCGCGACGTTCCTGATCGTCGGCCTGACCGGCGTCGAGCTCGCCGAGCACCAGAAATTCACGATTCCGTTCCTGTTCGCCGCCACCTTGCTGATGGTGTTCGCCGCGGTCGCGACGGGCGTGTTTCCATTATGA
- a CDS encoding NUDIX hydrolase: MSTGPDTLAVIKERATIVCRQRSSVLLVARSASRWALPGGTIRRGETPLEAAQRELAEETRLEGLALDYAVQFGGLTKLHHVFVVDVPAHLSPRASNEIARCKWFTADRLETLRASVPTRKIIELLRLDCFSAIVNGPLR, from the coding sequence ATGAGTACCGGGCCGGACACCCTCGCCGTCATCAAGGAACGCGCCACGATCGTTTGCCGCCAGCGCAGCAGCGTGCTGCTGGTCGCCCGCAGCGCGTCGCGCTGGGCGCTGCCGGGCGGCACGATCCGGCGCGGAGAGACGCCGCTCGAAGCCGCGCAGCGGGAGCTCGCGGAGGAAACGCGGCTGGAGGGGCTCGCGCTCGACTATGCGGTGCAGTTCGGCGGGCTGACGAAGCTGCATCACGTGTTCGTGGTCGACGTGCCGGCGCACCTTTCGCCGCGCGCGAGCAACGAGATCGCCCGTTGCAAGTGGTTCACTGCCGACCGGCTCGAAACGCTCCGTGCAAGCGTGCCGACGCGCAAGATCATCGAACTGCTGCGTCTCGACTGTTTTTCGGCGATCGTGAACGGCCCGCTGCGGTGA
- a CDS encoding vWA domain-containing protein codes for MPGTARAGTAVAWPATLAAKRGGPLHHGHLRFRKQSGAPHALHCFVLDCSASMLSHDRLALAKGLIVAYFDRAARDRVETALICFGGNGAARRFGPAVPRWWNARWLEPVDGGGGTPLADGIAAAAHLLARDARREPDKQRWLWVLSDGRTRETPAKPAAADHVVFVDFDDAAVRIGQGARLADAWGAQWVTADALCTDVAG; via the coding sequence GTGCCGGGCACGGCGCGCGCCGGCACGGCCGTCGCATGGCCGGCGACGCTCGCCGCGAAGCGCGGCGGCCCGCTGCATCACGGCCATCTGCGCTTCCGTAAACAGTCTGGCGCGCCGCACGCGCTGCATTGCTTCGTGCTCGACTGCTCGGCGTCGATGCTGTCGCATGATCGGCTCGCGCTGGCGAAGGGGCTGATCGTCGCGTATTTCGATCGCGCCGCGCGCGATCGCGTCGAAACCGCGCTGATCTGCTTCGGCGGCAACGGCGCCGCGCGGCGCTTCGGCCCGGCCGTGCCGCGCTGGTGGAATGCGCGCTGGCTCGAACCGGTCGACGGCGGCGGCGGCACGCCGCTCGCGGACGGCATCGCGGCCGCCGCGCACTTGCTCGCGCGCGATGCGCGGCGCGAGCCCGACAAGCAGCGCTGGCTGTGGGTGCTGTCCGACGGGCGCACGCGCGAGACGCCGGCGAAACCCGCGGCGGCCGATCACGTCGTGTTCGTCGACTTCGACGATGCGGCCGTGCGGATCGGGCAGGGCGCACGGCTCGCCGATGCGTGGGGCGCGCAGTGGGTGACCGCCGACGCGCTTTGCACGGACGTCGCGGGCTGA
- a CDS encoding acyl-CoA dehydrogenase family protein — protein MQFDLTDDQRAIESAIEKICERFGDDYWLERDRAGGFPADFHAALAEAGWLGIAMDPAHGGGGLGMTEAALMMRTISASGAGLSGASAVHMNIFGLNPVQVFGNDAQKARFLPPLIAGRDKACFAVTEPDAGLDTTHLTTQARRDGDHYVVSGRKIWISTAQVANKMLIIARTTPLDQVAKPTDGLSLFYTDLDRSCVEVREIEKMGRKAVDSNMLFIDNLRVPCDDLIGNEGDGFRYLLHGLNPERILIAAEAIGLGQVALRRATQYANERVVFGRPIGQNQSIQHPLAQAWMQLEAAWLMVMKAATRYDAGQSCGAEANAAKYLGAEAAFQACQTAIATHGGMGYAKEYHVERYLRECMIPRLAPVSPQLILCYIAEKVLGLPKSY, from the coding sequence ATGCAGTTCGACCTGACCGACGACCAGCGCGCGATCGAAAGCGCGATCGAGAAAATCTGCGAGCGCTTCGGCGACGACTACTGGCTCGAACGCGATCGCGCGGGCGGGTTTCCGGCCGATTTCCACGCGGCACTCGCCGAGGCCGGCTGGCTCGGCATCGCAATGGACCCGGCCCACGGCGGCGGCGGGCTCGGGATGACCGAGGCCGCACTGATGATGCGCACGATCAGCGCGTCGGGCGCCGGCCTGTCCGGCGCGTCGGCCGTCCACATGAACATCTTCGGGCTGAACCCGGTGCAGGTGTTCGGCAACGACGCGCAGAAGGCGCGCTTCCTGCCGCCGCTGATCGCCGGGCGCGACAAGGCGTGCTTTGCGGTAACCGAGCCCGACGCGGGCCTCGACACCACGCACCTGACCACGCAGGCGCGCCGCGACGGCGACCACTACGTGGTGAGCGGGCGCAAGATCTGGATCTCGACTGCGCAGGTCGCGAACAAGATGCTGATCATCGCGCGCACGACGCCGCTCGACCAGGTCGCGAAGCCGACCGATGGGCTGAGCCTGTTCTATACCGACCTCGACCGCTCGTGCGTCGAGGTGCGTGAGATCGAGAAGATGGGCCGCAAGGCCGTCGATTCGAACATGCTGTTCATCGACAACCTGCGCGTGCCGTGCGACGACCTGATCGGCAACGAGGGCGACGGCTTCCGGTACCTGCTGCACGGGCTGAACCCCGAGCGGATCCTGATCGCCGCCGAGGCGATCGGGCTTGGGCAGGTCGCGCTGCGCCGCGCGACGCAGTATGCGAACGAGCGTGTCGTATTCGGTCGGCCGATCGGGCAGAACCAGTCGATCCAGCATCCGCTCGCGCAGGCCTGGATGCAGCTCGAGGCCGCGTGGCTGATGGTGATGAAGGCCGCGACCCGCTACGACGCGGGGCAGTCGTGCGGCGCGGAGGCGAACGCCGCGAAATACCTCGGCGCGGAAGCCGCGTTCCAGGCATGCCAGACGGCGATCGCGACGCACGGCGGGATGGGGTACGCGAAGGAATACCATGTCGAGCGCTACCTGCGCGAGTGTATGATTCCGAGGCTCGCGCCCGTGAGTCCGCAACTGATCCTGTGCTACATCGCGGAGAAGGTGCTCGGGCTGCCGAAGTCGTACTGA
- a CDS encoding YaiI/YqxD family protein has translation MQVLVDADACPAVIKDMLFRAARRAEICVTLVANQFLRTPPSPFIKALQVPAGFDVADARIVELVETGDLVITADIPLAAAVLDKGAHALDPRGNWFSRENIEERLSTRAMMDQLRSSGVDTGGPAPFSARDGKAFASQLDRFLARHGKP, from the coding sequence ATGCAAGTACTGGTCGATGCCGACGCGTGTCCCGCCGTCATCAAGGACATGCTGTTTCGCGCCGCGCGTCGTGCCGAAATCTGCGTGACGCTGGTCGCGAACCAGTTTCTGCGCACGCCACCGTCGCCGTTCATCAAGGCGCTGCAGGTGCCGGCAGGCTTCGACGTGGCCGATGCGCGCATCGTCGAGCTGGTCGAGACCGGCGACCTCGTGATCACCGCCGACATCCCGCTGGCCGCCGCCGTCCTGGACAAGGGCGCGCATGCACTCGACCCGCGCGGCAACTGGTTCAGCCGCGAGAACATCGAGGAACGCCTGTCGACGCGCGCGATGATGGATCAGTTGCGCAGCTCGGGCGTCGACACGGGCGGGCCGGCGCCGTTCAGCGCGCGCGACGGCAAGGCGTTTGCATCGCAGCTCGACCGGTTCCTGGCACGACACGGCAAGCCGTGA
- the cobW gene encoding cobalamin biosynthesis protein CobW, with protein sequence MTLRKLPVTIVTGFLGSGKTTLMRHILQHAEGRRIAVIVNEFGELGIDGEILKGCGIGCDDAQAEASGQLYELANGCLCCTVQEEFYPVMEALVERRADIDHVLIETSGLALPKPLVQAFNWPTIRNSFTVDAVVTIVDGPAAASGQFAENPQAVDAQRRADPNLDHESPLHELFADQLSSADLVIVNKADLVGDAQFAQIETAIRDEIPPQVKIVRATRGELDLAMLLGLESASEETIHLRHDHHGSADDGDHDHHHDDFDSVVVSGDAGTREATIAALQRVVETHTIYRAKGFAALSGTPMRLVIQGVGRRFDSYFDRRWQDGETRASRFVLIGEDLDAAALQRAFDAACAAERQPA encoded by the coding sequence ATGACCCTACGCAAGCTTCCCGTCACGATCGTCACGGGCTTTCTCGGCAGTGGCAAGACGACACTGATGCGCCACATCCTGCAGCACGCCGAAGGCCGCCGCATCGCGGTGATCGTCAACGAATTCGGCGAGCTCGGCATCGACGGCGAAATCCTCAAGGGTTGCGGCATCGGCTGCGACGACGCGCAGGCCGAAGCGTCGGGCCAGCTTTACGAGCTCGCGAACGGCTGCCTGTGCTGCACCGTGCAGGAAGAGTTCTATCCGGTGATGGAGGCGCTCGTCGAGCGGCGCGCGGACATCGACCACGTGCTGATCGAAACGTCGGGGCTCGCGCTGCCGAAGCCGCTCGTGCAGGCGTTCAACTGGCCGACGATCCGCAACAGCTTCACGGTCGACGCGGTCGTGACCATCGTCGACGGGCCGGCCGCCGCGAGCGGCCAGTTCGCGGAAAACCCGCAGGCCGTCGACGCGCAGCGCCGCGCCGATCCGAACCTCGACCACGAATCGCCGCTGCACGAACTGTTCGCCGATCAATTGTCGTCCGCCGATCTCGTGATCGTGAACAAGGCCGATCTCGTCGGCGACGCGCAGTTCGCGCAGATCGAAACCGCGATCCGCGACGAGATTCCGCCGCAGGTGAAGATCGTGCGCGCGACGCGCGGCGAACTCGATCTCGCGATGCTGCTCGGCCTTGAATCCGCGTCGGAAGAAACGATTCACCTGCGTCACGACCATCATGGCTCGGCCGACGACGGCGATCACGATCACCATCACGACGATTTCGACTCGGTGGTCGTGTCGGGCGACGCGGGCACGCGCGAAGCGACGATCGCCGCGCTGCAGCGCGTCGTCGAGACGCATACGATCTACCGCGCGAAAGGCTTCGCGGCGCTGTCCGGCACGCCGATGCGGCTCGTGATCCAGGGCGTCGGCCGCCGCTTCGACAGCTATTTCGACCGCCGCTGGCAGGACGGCGAAACGCGCGCAAGCCGCTTCGTGCTGATCGGCGAGGATCTCGACGCGGCCGCACTGCAGCGTGCGTTCGACGCCGCGTGCGCGGCCGAACGGCAACCGGCGTAA